Proteins co-encoded in one Streptomyces roseochromogenus subsp. oscitans DS 12.976 genomic window:
- a CDS encoding methylaspartate mutase, protein MTGVGFGAFVRRAHDAGHLVVQPRMGMSSPDRMRAGLLATRNATATTVGTLTLDSYTRVGDLESAKLAVLEGVALNGYPIVSHETTTTLQVLDQIHGPDFPVQVRHGSAAPQDIFRALMAVGLDASEGGPVSYCLPYGRVPLGESVAHWAASCELLATLCAPGAEPHLETFGGCVLGQLCPPSLLVAVSVLEAMFFHRHGIRSISVSYAQQTDPRQDAEAVAALRTLCARFLPDTEWHVVVYAYMGLYPETEHGAYRLLRKAAELAVASGSERLIVKTVAESRRIPSVAENTAALEYAAAVAARTPRAPFDGSGTQTYAEASALVNAVLELDDDLGAALLAAFARGLLDVPYCLHPDNAGFSRSYIDADGRLCWADIGKMPLHGIAEVRPAQAITSADLLDSLSYVRRSYDRHDPEDAAAFEPARP, encoded by the coding sequence GTGACCGGCGTCGGGTTCGGCGCGTTCGTGCGCCGGGCTCACGACGCCGGCCACCTCGTGGTCCAGCCCCGGATGGGCATGAGCAGCCCGGACCGGATGCGCGCCGGGCTGCTCGCCACCCGGAACGCCACGGCGACCACCGTCGGCACGCTCACCCTGGACAGCTACACCCGGGTCGGCGACCTGGAGTCGGCCAAGCTGGCCGTGCTGGAGGGCGTCGCCCTCAACGGCTATCCGATCGTGAGCCACGAGACGACGACCACCCTGCAGGTCCTCGACCAGATCCACGGGCCCGACTTCCCGGTCCAGGTCCGGCACGGCTCGGCCGCGCCGCAGGACATCTTCCGGGCGCTGATGGCCGTCGGCCTCGATGCCTCCGAGGGCGGGCCGGTCTCCTACTGCCTGCCCTACGGCCGTGTCCCGCTCGGCGAGTCCGTCGCCCACTGGGCGGCCTCCTGCGAACTGCTCGCCACCTTGTGCGCGCCGGGCGCCGAACCGCACCTGGAGACCTTCGGCGGGTGTGTCCTCGGGCAGCTCTGCCCGCCCAGCCTGCTCGTCGCGGTCAGTGTCCTGGAGGCGATGTTCTTCCACCGGCACGGCATCCGCAGCATTTCCGTGAGTTACGCCCAGCAGACCGACCCGCGCCAGGACGCCGAAGCGGTGGCCGCGTTGCGCACCCTGTGCGCGCGGTTCCTGCCGGACACCGAATGGCATGTCGTCGTCTACGCCTACATGGGGCTGTATCCGGAAACCGAGCACGGCGCCTATCGACTGCTCCGAAAAGCGGCCGAACTCGCCGTCGCCAGCGGCTCCGAACGGCTCATCGTGAAAACCGTCGCGGAATCCCGCCGCATTCCGTCGGTCGCAGAGAACACCGCCGCCCTCGAATACGCGGCGGCGGTCGCCGCACGCACACCCCGCGCCCCGTTCGACGGCTCCGGCACCCAGACATACGCCGAGGCTTCCGCGCTGGTGAACGCGGTGCTGGAGCTGGACGACGACCTCGGCGCGGCACTGCTCGCGGCGTTCGCCAGAGGCCTGCTGGACGTTCCCTACTGTCTGCATCCGGACAACGCCGGATTCAGCCGGAGTTATATCGACGCGGACGGCCGGCTGTGCTGGGCCGACATCGGAAAGATGCCACTGCACGGCATCGCCGAGGTACGCCCGGCACAGGCCATCACCTCCGCCGATCTGCTCGACTCCCTGTCCTATGTGCGCCGTTCGTACGACCGGCACGACCCCGAGGACGCAGCGGCCTTCGAACCCGCCCGCCCCTAG
- a CDS encoding cobalamin B12-binding domain-containing protein: MTPTPGDQPVLVAGGISDSHTWNLVYLQLLLEEHGHRVVNLGPCVPEDLLIAEALAHRPALIVISSVNGHGYHDGMRTVTRLREHPELAGVPAVIGGKLGIAGPCGSDEVAALSAAGYDVVFDDSAEGVAAFRRMLDTLPQRALV; this comes from the coding sequence ATGACCCCCACCCCCGGCGACCAGCCCGTACTTGTGGCAGGCGGCATATCCGACTCCCACACCTGGAACCTGGTCTACCTCCAGCTCCTCCTTGAGGAGCACGGGCACCGCGTGGTGAACCTCGGCCCCTGCGTCCCCGAGGACCTGCTCATCGCCGAGGCCCTGGCCCACCGCCCGGCCCTGATCGTGATCAGCAGCGTCAACGGCCATGGCTACCACGACGGCATGCGCACCGTCACCCGGCTGCGCGAGCACCCCGAACTCGCCGGCGTACCCGCTGTGATCGGCGGCAAGCTCGGCATCGCCGGGCCCTGCGGCAGCGACGAGGTGGCCGCCCTGAGCGCCGCCGGCTACGACGTGGTGTTCGACGACAGCGCCGAGGGCGTCGCCGCCTTCCGTCGCATGCTCGACACGCTGCCGCAGCGGGCCCTGGTGTGA
- a CDS encoding type III PLP-dependent enzyme, with the protein MDRVAAARDDLFAALPDEVEVFYAAKANPHPELLRELRAGAARGCRAEISSVGELDAALQAGYPGDRILYTGPGKTTEELAEALTRGVRLLSTESYGDLRRVGETARGLGVTADCLIRVNNATGAAATSIRMTGVPSQFGFDSETLPGLAADLREVPGTRIAGLHFFPLSNAKDEASLIAEFRHTLATAAALQQALGVTFRFVDIGGGFAAPYAVQGERPVYRELRDALAEALDEHFPGWREGAPRIACESGRYLVADSGTLLTSVVNVKDSRDTRYLVLDAGINTFGGMSGLGRILPVSVEPYESVGADGTPASLAGPLCTPGDLLGRNVPLPELAPGALLTVPNAGAYGPTASLLMFLGRPAPAEIVVRGDDVVSVSRIQHTRTFEPFEPFEPFNPLKNGQAL; encoded by the coding sequence CTGGACAGGGTGGCCGCGGCCCGCGACGACCTGTTCGCCGCGCTGCCCGACGAGGTCGAGGTCTTCTACGCCGCCAAGGCCAATCCGCACCCCGAGCTGCTGCGCGAGCTGCGCGCCGGCGCGGCCCGCGGCTGCCGCGCCGAGATCAGCTCCGTCGGCGAACTCGACGCCGCCCTGCAGGCCGGCTACCCCGGCGACCGGATCCTCTACACCGGCCCCGGCAAGACCACCGAGGAACTGGCCGAGGCGCTCACCCGCGGCGTCCGCCTGCTCTCCACGGAGTCCTACGGCGACCTGCGCCGCGTCGGCGAGACCGCGCGGGGGCTCGGCGTCACCGCCGACTGCCTGATCCGGGTCAACAACGCCACCGGCGCCGCGGCCACCAGCATCCGGATGACGGGCGTGCCCTCGCAGTTCGGCTTCGACAGCGAGACCCTGCCCGGCCTCGCCGCCGACCTGCGGGAGGTGCCCGGCACCCGCATCGCCGGGCTGCACTTCTTCCCGCTGAGCAACGCCAAGGACGAGGCGAGCCTCATTGCCGAGTTCCGCCACACCCTCGCCACCGCCGCCGCCCTCCAGCAGGCCCTCGGCGTCACGTTCCGCTTCGTCGACATCGGCGGCGGATTCGCCGCCCCCTACGCCGTGCAGGGCGAACGGCCGGTCTACCGCGAGCTGCGCGACGCCCTGGCCGAGGCGCTGGACGAGCACTTCCCCGGCTGGCGCGAGGGCGCCCCGCGGATCGCCTGCGAATCCGGCCGCTACCTGGTCGCCGACAGCGGCACCCTGCTCACCTCCGTCGTCAACGTCAAGGACAGCCGCGACACCCGCTATCTCGTCCTCGACGCCGGCATCAACACCTTCGGCGGCATGTCCGGCCTCGGCCGCATCCTGCCCGTGTCCGTCGAGCCGTATGAGTCCGTGGGCGCCGACGGCACCCCCGCGAGCCTCGCCGGGCCGCTGTGCACCCCGGGTGACCTGCTCGGCCGGAACGTCCCGCTGCCCGAACTGGCCCCGGGCGCCCTGCTCACCGTGCCCAACGCCGGTGCCTACGGCCCCACGGCCAGCCTCCTGATGTTCCTCGGCAGGCCCGCCCCCGCCGAGATCGTCGTACGCGGAGACGACGTCGTCTCCGTCTCCCGTATCCAGCACACCCGCACCTTCGAACCCTTTGAACCCTTTGAACCCTTCAACCCCCTCAAAAACGGACAGGCCCTGTGA
- a CDS encoding AMP-binding protein, whose amino-acid sequence MNGQPTARVRTDARTHDARTDARVHDLLDEATAERPNAPAVADGAGRWTYRELTAHSHAVDAWLEERGIGHGDRVLVQLPSTRELLALLYGTARRGAVLVPVNTGMKDFHLRAVVENSEPALIVVTDPAVDRIAALAEGVPVLGLGEVWPDITALRVRGARSGGAEVGPEDLAVLVYTSGSTAAPKAVICPHGRMVFATEAINLELGYRPDDVVLCRFPISWDYGLYKVLLTAVGRSELVLADGESDLVLLRRIRETGATVVPIVPSLATMIVALAEREPSRESRVRMFTNTGAALPKTTADGLRTAFPGAEVIIQFGQTECKRVSVLPPAHQDAKPDSVGRPLPGTRAFVVDDDGNPLAPWQTGEIVVEGPHVMPGYWRAPEQTARAFRPAPDGGLRLHTGDFGHVDEDGFLYYEGRRDDMFKHKGVRMSTTEIESAATDIPGVRAAAVLPPAEGRALAVFAEGDIDPHALLKELSLRLEPAKVPGVSRVVGELPLTPHGKHDRKQLARLLEGTSP is encoded by the coding sequence GTGAACGGTCAACCGACAGCGCGGGTCCGCACCGACGCCCGGACGCACGACGCTCGTACCGACGCCCGGGTGCACGACCTGCTCGACGAGGCCACCGCCGAGCGCCCAAACGCCCCCGCGGTCGCCGACGGCGCGGGCCGCTGGACGTACCGGGAACTCACCGCCCACAGCCACGCCGTCGACGCCTGGCTGGAGGAGCGCGGCATCGGCCATGGCGACCGGGTCCTCGTCCAGCTGCCCAGCACCCGCGAACTGCTCGCGCTGCTGTACGGCACCGCGCGCCGCGGCGCCGTCCTCGTCCCGGTCAACACCGGCATGAAGGACTTCCACCTGCGGGCGGTCGTCGAGAACTCCGAGCCCGCGCTGATCGTCGTCACCGACCCGGCCGTGGACCGGATCGCCGCCCTCGCCGAGGGCGTACCGGTCCTCGGGCTCGGCGAGGTGTGGCCGGACATCACCGCGCTGCGGGTGCGCGGGGCCCGCTCCGGCGGTGCCGAGGTCGGGCCCGAGGACCTGGCCGTCCTCGTCTACACCTCCGGCTCCACCGCCGCCCCGAAGGCGGTGATCTGCCCGCACGGCCGGATGGTCTTCGCCACCGAGGCCATCAACCTGGAACTCGGCTACCGCCCCGACGACGTGGTGCTCTGCCGTTTCCCCATCTCCTGGGACTACGGCCTGTACAAGGTGCTGCTCACCGCCGTCGGCCGCAGTGAACTGGTGCTGGCCGACGGCGAGTCGGACCTGGTGCTGCTGCGCCGCATCCGGGAGACCGGCGCCACTGTCGTCCCGATCGTGCCGTCGCTGGCGACGATGATCGTCGCCCTCGCCGAGCGCGAGCCCAGCCGGGAATCCCGGGTGCGCATGTTCACCAACACCGGTGCCGCGCTGCCCAAGACCACCGCCGACGGTCTGCGCACGGCGTTCCCCGGCGCGGAGGTGATCATCCAGTTCGGGCAGACCGAGTGCAAGCGCGTCTCCGTGCTGCCGCCCGCCCACCAGGACGCCAAACCCGACTCGGTGGGCCGCCCGCTGCCCGGCACCCGCGCCTTCGTCGTGGACGACGACGGCAACCCGCTGGCGCCGTGGCAGACCGGCGAGATCGTGGTCGAGGGCCCGCACGTCATGCCCGGCTACTGGCGCGCGCCGGAACAGACCGCACGCGCCTTCCGCCCCGCCCCCGACGGCGGACTCCGGCTGCACACCGGCGACTTCGGCCACGTCGACGAGGACGGCTTCCTGTACTACGAGGGCCGCCGCGACGACATGTTCAAGCACAAGGGCGTGCGCATGAGCACCACCGAGATCGAGAGCGCCGCCACCGACATCCCCGGCGTCCGCGCCGCCGCCGTCCTGCCGCCCGCCGAAGGCCGCGCCCTCGCGGTGTTCGCCGAGGGCGACATCGACCCGCACGCCCTGCTCAAGGAGCTGTCGCTCAGGCTGGAGCCCGCCAAGGTGCCCGGCGTCAGCCGTGTCGTCGGCGAGCTGCCACTGACTCCGCACGGCAAGCACGACCGCAAGCAGCTCGCCCGCCTCCTGGAAGGAACCTCCCCGTGA
- a CDS encoding amino acid adenylation domain-containing protein: MDGTLSGRFMRGLALAPDRPALRADGVDTTYRELHERALVLAGSLRAGLPDRPPAVGVPAGKGPTAYAALLAGLYSGVTVVPLQQAFPAARTRQMIEAAGVGALLADDDALPALTALHAEGVSLPTLFAPGGQPMPALAVDTDSALKAPMPARPSDIAYVLFTSGSTGRPKGVPVTHANTAHYFQLLDERYDFGPHDVFSQTFDLNFDCAMFDLFCAWGAGATVVPIPPHAYAHLPEFVAEQGMTVWFSTPSAITLVRRTGGLEPGALPSLRWSFFAGEALSCKDAEDWAAAAPGATLENLYGPTELTITVTAQRWTPGRYLNDMVPIGAVHPGHETLLLGADGAPTDGDEGELCIAGPQLTPGYLDPADDTGRFLEYDGHRFYRTGDRVRRAADGGWLYLGRQDAQVQVHGVRVELAEVDAAARTCPGVEDAVTVAVPVDGTVELAVFHTGVPVPPARLARHLRELLPAAVVPRAYHHLDALPLNSNRKTDRRKLASRATAMRQSAGAARTHERRQESQ; encoded by the coding sequence ATGGACGGCACGCTGTCCGGCCGGTTCATGCGCGGGCTGGCCCTCGCCCCGGACCGGCCCGCGCTGCGCGCCGACGGCGTCGACACCACCTACCGTGAACTGCACGAACGTGCCCTGGTGCTGGCCGGCTCACTGCGCGCCGGGCTGCCCGACCGGCCGCCCGCCGTGGGCGTCCCGGCCGGCAAGGGACCCACGGCGTACGCGGCCCTGCTGGCCGGCCTGTACAGCGGCGTCACCGTCGTCCCGCTGCAGCAGGCCTTCCCCGCCGCCCGCACCCGGCAGATGATCGAGGCCGCCGGGGTCGGCGCGCTGCTCGCCGACGACGACGCCCTGCCCGCCCTGACCGCGCTGCACGCCGAAGGTGTCAGCCTGCCGACGCTGTTCGCGCCGGGCGGGCAGCCGATGCCGGCACTCGCCGTCGACACGGACAGCGCCCTGAAGGCGCCGATGCCCGCCCGGCCCTCCGACATCGCCTACGTGCTGTTCACCTCCGGCTCCACCGGCCGCCCCAAGGGCGTCCCGGTCACCCATGCCAACACCGCGCACTATTTCCAACTGCTCGACGAGCGCTACGACTTCGGTCCGCACGACGTCTTCTCGCAGACCTTCGACCTCAACTTCGACTGCGCGATGTTCGACCTGTTCTGCGCCTGGGGCGCCGGCGCCACCGTCGTACCGATCCCGCCGCACGCGTATGCGCATCTGCCGGAGTTCGTGGCAGAGCAGGGCATGACCGTGTGGTTCTCCACGCCCAGCGCGATCACCCTGGTGCGCCGCACCGGCGGACTGGAGCCGGGCGCGCTGCCGTCGCTGCGGTGGAGCTTCTTCGCGGGGGAGGCGCTCAGCTGCAAGGACGCCGAGGACTGGGCCGCCGCCGCGCCCGGCGCGACGCTGGAGAACCTGTACGGCCCGACCGAACTGACCATCACCGTCACCGCACAGCGCTGGACGCCGGGACGGTACCTCAACGACATGGTGCCCATCGGCGCCGTACACCCGGGTCACGAGACGCTGCTGCTGGGCGCGGACGGCGCGCCCACTGACGGCGACGAAGGTGAACTGTGCATTGCCGGGCCTCAGTTGACGCCGGGCTACCTCGACCCGGCCGATGACACCGGACGGTTCCTGGAGTACGACGGGCACCGCTTCTACCGCACCGGCGACCGCGTCCGGCGCGCCGCCGACGGCGGCTGGCTGTACCTCGGGCGTCAGGACGCACAGGTCCAGGTGCACGGGGTGCGGGTGGAACTGGCCGAGGTGGACGCCGCCGCACGCACCTGCCCGGGCGTCGAGGACGCCGTGACCGTGGCGGTGCCCGTGGACGGCACGGTGGAGCTGGCCGTCTTCCACACCGGCGTGCCCGTGCCGCCCGCCCGGCTCGCCCGCCATCTGCGGGAGCTGCTGCCGGCCGCGGTCGTCCCGCGCGCCTACCACCACCTGGACGCGCTCCCGCTCAACTCCAACCGCAAGACCGACCGCAGGAAGCTCGCCTCCCGGGCCACGGCCATGCGGCAGTCCGCCGGGGCGGCACGCACTCATGAAAGGCGGCAGGAGTCGCAGTGA
- a CDS encoding phosphopantetheine-binding protein, protein MWDDQFEQILRPFVPFLGPQEELAPDAELKDLGLDSLATVQLLGTLEEAYQVRFRDSALTMDTFRTAGVLWDTVQSMLHTTAS, encoded by the coding sequence ATGTGGGACGACCAGTTCGAACAGATACTCCGCCCCTTCGTGCCGTTCCTCGGCCCGCAGGAGGAGCTGGCCCCGGACGCCGAACTGAAGGACCTCGGCCTGGACTCGCTCGCCACCGTCCAGCTGCTCGGCACGCTGGAGGAGGCCTACCAGGTCCGCTTCCGGGACAGCGCGCTGACCATGGACACTTTCCGCACCGCCGGCGTGCTGTGGGACACCGTGCAGAGCATGCTGCACACCACCGCGAGCTGA
- a CDS encoding ACP S-malonyltransferase has product MAHDTALVFPGMGPVPFAEVGRFMVANPYARDLVAVADEALGYSLVDAFRASPGDYSEAAQVAFFVNCLACAHWARDHLGVEPDIVAGPSFGEKAALAYTGALELPDAVRLTAGIARCLEEYFAEEHQDIVTLSFVRAPQGGLDTILAELGEAEEWHEISCHIDDGFHMISLPEHRVAWLEERLRGIGSLPLYTMRPPMHASVFRSLRDKAEREVISRYSFADPELPVVADQDGRLLHTGEELRTMLLDGFDHPMNWPSVTTALKDAGATRLCVAGPDSLFGRVPCTTRNFDVVAAQPRLAMTPRRRSRAA; this is encoded by the coding sequence ATGGCACACGACACCGCTCTCGTCTTCCCCGGCATGGGCCCCGTCCCGTTCGCCGAGGTGGGCCGGTTCATGGTGGCCAACCCCTACGCCCGGGACCTGGTCGCCGTCGCCGACGAGGCGCTCGGCTACTCGCTCGTGGACGCCTTCCGGGCCTCCCCGGGCGACTACTCGGAAGCCGCCCAGGTCGCGTTCTTCGTCAACTGCCTTGCCTGCGCCCACTGGGCCCGCGACCACCTCGGCGTGGAACCCGACATCGTCGCCGGTCCCAGCTTCGGCGAGAAGGCGGCCCTCGCCTACACCGGCGCCCTGGAGCTGCCCGACGCGGTGCGTCTGACGGCCGGGATCGCCCGCTGCCTGGAGGAGTACTTCGCCGAGGAACACCAGGACATCGTCACCCTGTCCTTCGTCCGCGCCCCGCAGGGCGGCCTCGACACGATCCTCGCCGAGCTGGGCGAGGCGGAGGAGTGGCACGAGATCTCCTGTCACATCGACGACGGCTTCCACATGATCTCCCTGCCCGAGCACCGCGTCGCGTGGCTGGAGGAGCGGCTGCGCGGCATCGGCAGCCTCCCCCTGTACACCATGCGTCCGCCCATGCACGCCTCGGTGTTCCGCTCGCTGCGCGACAAGGCCGAGCGCGAAGTGATCTCCCGCTACTCCTTCGCCGACCCCGAGCTGCCCGTCGTGGCCGACCAGGACGGCCGGCTGCTGCACACCGGCGAGGAACTGCGCACCATGCTGCTCGACGGCTTCGACCACCCGATGAACTGGCCGAGCGTCACCACGGCCCTCAAGGACGCCGGCGCCACGCGCCTGTGCGTGGCCGGGCCGGACAGCCTTTTCGGCCGGGTCCCCTGTACGACCCGGAACTTCGACGTCGTCGCCGCACAGCCGCGGCTGGCGATGACCCCCCGGCGCCGTTCGCGCGCCGCCTGA
- a CDS encoding proline iminopeptidase-family hydrolase, which translates to MSPDPSAKGTVPFGEYRTWYRVTGELGAGRPAVVAVHGGPGSTHDYLLPLARLAEDGWPVVHYDQLGNGGSTHLPDSGAEFWTVELFERELTNLIGQLGLADDYVLFGQSWGGPLCARHAMTAPAGLRGLVIANAPASYPIWLREMARLRAELPPEVEQTLRRHEADGSYESPDYLAAMRVFYDRHVCRVTPWPRDFLSSFMEIYNDPTVYYAMNGPNEFHVIGSLKDWSIVDELHRISTPTLLISGRHDEATPAVVQPYQDGVPGARWEIFEESSHLPHLEEPERFFQVMTDFLKSL; encoded by the coding sequence GTGTCTCCGGATCCCAGCGCGAAGGGAACCGTTCCCTTCGGGGAGTACCGGACCTGGTACCGGGTGACCGGTGAACTCGGCGCGGGACGGCCGGCGGTCGTCGCCGTGCACGGCGGCCCCGGCAGCACCCACGACTACCTGCTGCCCCTGGCCCGGCTCGCCGAGGACGGCTGGCCCGTCGTCCACTACGACCAGCTGGGCAACGGCGGCTCGACCCATCTGCCCGACAGCGGCGCCGAGTTCTGGACGGTCGAGCTGTTCGAACGCGAACTGACGAACCTGATCGGGCAGTTGGGCCTCGCCGACGACTATGTGCTGTTCGGCCAGTCCTGGGGCGGCCCCCTGTGCGCCCGGCACGCCATGACCGCTCCGGCCGGTCTGCGCGGGCTGGTCATCGCCAACGCGCCCGCCTCGTACCCGATCTGGCTGCGGGAGATGGCGCGGCTGCGCGCCGAGCTGCCGCCGGAGGTGGAGCAGACCCTGCGGCGGCACGAGGCTGACGGTTCCTACGAGAGCCCGGACTACCTGGCCGCGATGCGCGTCTTCTACGACCGTCATGTGTGCCGTGTGACGCCCTGGCCGCGGGACTTCCTGTCCTCCTTCATGGAGATCTACAACGATCCGACCGTCTACTACGCCATGAACGGGCCCAATGAGTTCCACGTCATCGGCTCCCTCAAGGACTGGTCGATCGTCGACGAACTGCACCGGATCAGTACCCCGACCCTGCTGATCAGCGGCCGCCACGACGAGGCCACCCCGGCCGTCGTCCAGCCGTACCAGGACGGCGTCCCCGGAGCGCGCTGGGAGATCTTCGAGGAGTCCAGCCACCTTCCGCACCTGGAGGAACCGGAACGGTTCTTCCAGGTGATGACCGACTTCCTCAAGAGCCTTTGA
- a CDS encoding cytochrome P450 has translation MTAPAEPADEAALPEFPMRRACPFSPPAAYAELRETEPVSRARLKVNGKRTWLITRHDLYKKLLGDARVSANLKLPGYPLQVPVPEETLQSVPLTFLSMDPPDHTVQRRMLAPEFSVRRMRELRERVRQIVDQQIDQMLAKGADGPVDLVTALALPVPSLVICELLGIPYEDHGRFEEWAWAIMNHDISDEDRGRAHYELDTYVDGLVTAKESEPGDDMISRLIEFNRQMPAVEHSDIVSMSKLMLVTGHETTANMIALGVLALLEHPEQLAALREEPELMPKAVEELLRFFSISDAGTARVALEDIELGGVTIRAGEGILPLNNAANHDERVFPDPERLDVRREARSHLAFGYGVHQCIGQNLARMELDVVYTALLRRIPTLRLAAPVEELRFKDDAIVYGLYELPVTW, from the coding sequence ATGACTGCACCTGCCGAACCGGCCGACGAGGCCGCGCTGCCGGAGTTCCCGATGCGGCGGGCCTGTCCTTTCAGCCCGCCGGCCGCCTACGCGGAGCTGCGCGAGACCGAGCCGGTCTCCCGGGCGCGGCTGAAGGTCAACGGCAAGCGCACCTGGCTGATCACCCGGCACGACCTGTACAAGAAGCTGCTGGGCGACGCGCGGGTCAGCGCGAACCTGAAGCTGCCCGGGTATCCCCTGCAGGTGCCGGTGCCGGAGGAGACGCTGCAGTCGGTGCCGCTGACCTTCCTGTCCATGGACCCGCCGGACCACACGGTCCAGCGCCGCATGCTGGCGCCCGAGTTCAGTGTCCGGCGGATGCGTGAGCTGCGCGAGCGGGTGCGGCAGATCGTGGACCAGCAGATCGACCAGATGCTCGCCAAGGGCGCGGACGGCCCGGTCGACCTGGTCACCGCGCTCGCGCTGCCGGTGCCGTCCCTCGTGATCTGCGAACTGCTGGGCATCCCCTACGAGGACCACGGCCGGTTCGAGGAGTGGGCGTGGGCCATCATGAACCACGACATCAGCGACGAGGACCGGGGCCGCGCGCACTACGAGCTGGACACGTACGTGGACGGACTGGTCACCGCCAAGGAGAGCGAGCCCGGCGACGACATGATCAGCCGGCTGATCGAGTTCAACCGGCAGATGCCCGCGGTGGAGCACTCCGACATCGTCAGCATGTCCAAGCTGATGCTGGTCACCGGGCACGAGACCACCGCCAACATGATCGCGCTGGGAGTGCTCGCCCTGCTGGAGCACCCCGAGCAGCTCGCCGCCCTCCGCGAGGAACCCGAGCTGATGCCGAAGGCGGTGGAGGAGCTGCTGCGCTTCTTCTCCATCTCCGACGCGGGCACCGCACGGGTCGCCCTGGAGGACATCGAGCTGGGCGGGGTCACCATCCGGGCCGGCGAGGGCATCCTGCCGCTGAACAACGCGGCCAACCACGACGAGCGGGTCTTCCCGGACCCCGAGCGCCTCGACGTGCGCCGCGAGGCCCGCAGCCATCTGGCGTTCGGCTACGGCGTCCACCAGTGCATCGGCCAGAACCTGGCGCGCATGGAGCTGGACGTCGTCTACACGGCGCTGCTGCGGCGCATTCCGACGCTGCGCCTGGCCGCTCCGGTCGAGGAGCTGCGGTTCAAGGACGACGCCATCGTCTACGGCCTGTACGAGCTGCCCGTCACCTGGTGA
- a CDS encoding cytochrome P450: MTQSADAAPDAGAPLPQFPMRRTCPFSEPREYAAMRADNPVSRAALKVNGKPTWLVTRHEDVRQVLGDGRVSSNLKLPGYPHQFHIPEEMLAQIRPMLLSMDPPEHTAQRRMLIREFTARRVKEMRPRIQEIVDERVDAMLATGGPVDLVTALALPVPSLVICELLGVPYEDHAQFEEWSAAMMNHELSPAEYGAAVQALDAYLDKLVTLKEDEPGDDLISRFLEKNRSEQVADHVDVVTMARLMLVGGHETTANMIALGVLALLQHPEQLAELQEDPALLPGAIEELLRVFSISDSGTARVALEDIEVGDITIRAGEGILALNNAANHDESVFPDPATLDIHRKEARSHLAFGYGIHQCIGANLARVELEAVYGTLLRRIPGLRLAADPDELRFKDDAMVYGVYELPVTW, translated from the coding sequence ATGACCCAGTCCGCCGACGCCGCGCCCGACGCGGGGGCGCCGCTTCCGCAGTTCCCGATGCGGCGCACCTGCCCGTTCAGCGAGCCGCGCGAGTACGCCGCGATGCGCGCGGACAACCCCGTCTCGCGCGCGGCGCTGAAGGTGAACGGCAAGCCGACCTGGCTCGTCACCCGGCATGAGGACGTCCGGCAGGTGCTGGGCGACGGCCGGGTGAGCTCCAACCTGAAACTGCCGGGCTACCCGCACCAGTTCCACATCCCCGAGGAGATGCTGGCGCAGATCCGGCCGATGCTGCTGTCCATGGACCCGCCGGAGCACACCGCTCAACGGCGCATGCTCATACGGGAGTTCACTGCTCGCCGGGTGAAGGAGATGCGGCCGCGCATCCAGGAGATCGTCGACGAGCGGGTCGACGCGATGCTGGCCACGGGCGGCCCGGTCGACCTGGTCACCGCGCTGGCGCTGCCGGTGCCCTCGCTGGTGATCTGCGAGCTGCTCGGCGTGCCGTACGAGGACCACGCCCAGTTCGAGGAGTGGTCGGCGGCGATGATGAACCACGAGCTGAGCCCGGCGGAGTACGGTGCCGCGGTGCAGGCCCTGGACGCCTACCTCGACAAGCTCGTCACCCTCAAGGAGGACGAGCCGGGCGACGACCTGATCAGCCGCTTCCTGGAGAAGAACCGCAGCGAGCAGGTCGCCGACCATGTCGACGTGGTGACGATGGCGCGGCTGATGCTGGTCGGCGGCCACGAGACGACCGCCAACATGATCGCCCTGGGTGTGCTGGCCCTGCTGCAACACCCCGAGCAGCTGGCCGAGTTGCAGGAAGACCCCGCTCTCCTGCCGGGCGCCATCGAGGAGTTGCTGCGGGTCTTCTCCATCTCGGACTCCGGCACGGCGCGCGTCGCGCTGGAGGACATCGAGGTCGGCGACATCACCATCCGCGCCGGTGAGGGCATCCTCGCCCTGAACAACGCCGCCAACCACGACGAGTCCGTCTTCCCGGACCCGGCCACCCTCGACATCCACCGCAAGGAGGCCCGCAGCCACCTCGCCTTCGGTTACGGCATCCACCAGTGCATCGGCGCCAACCTGGCCCGGGTGGAGCTGGAGGCGGTCTACGGCACGCTGCTGCGCCGCATCCCCGGTCTGCGGCTCGCGGCCGACCCGGACGAGCTGCGCTTCAAGGACGACGCCATGGTCTACGGCGTCTACGAGCTTCCCGTCACCTGGTGA